From Bos indicus isolate NIAB-ARS_2022 breed Sahiwal x Tharparkar chromosome X, NIAB-ARS_B.indTharparkar_mat_pri_1.0, whole genome shotgun sequence:
taactgtTTAAGGACTGAATTCTGAACTGAAAAGATCATATAAAGTATGTCACTGGTAGAAGGACACATCAAAAGGTAAACCGCTTGTGATTATGGatgactttgttttttgcttcttgtgTTTTTTAGTTTCCTATTACACAcatgttaacttttaagaaagaattgtcattttaaaaacctttaaaaagaagaCTGTCACCGGGACAAATAGCAAACTGAATTGTATGTTGACCCtggattagaaaataaaataataaatttcctgATTTTAGTTATTAATACCCTGGTTACATCAGAGAATGCTTTTCTTCTTAGGAAGTATACAGGGAAGTATTTAGGAGGAAAGGGTCACGATGTATGCAACTTATTCATAAACAGGTTTACAAATTCTAAAGTTATAAAGGACTTTTGAAATAAAGAAAGGGGCTGACACCAGTGAATGCCAACAGCGACAGTCCTGGATGATCACTCAGGTGCTACTGCTGAGGGCTAGGCCCTTGACGTGAGTGCAGATCTCTTTATGCATCTTTACAGCACACCTCAAGAgcacatgacaaaaaaaaaaaaaagagcacatgACACAGGCAGACTAAAGAGGAACATGTACTCATCTATGCTAGCGTCCTGTCTGCTTGAAATGTTCCCCACACTGATTCACATTGAAGAAAAAGTCAGTTACTCTGAGAATTTATATACATCTAACTTAAAGCATGACTTTCAGAATTTGGGTCCCAACCAAGATTTACTGTATAGAAAGGATGATTCTGTGCCAACCTTTGTTCCATCTCTTTTTgtagtctttcttctttttctttttgctcacgAGCAAGGCGTCGTTTTTCTGCCAAAATTTTTGTTGCCTCCTCAGCATTCTTAGGTCCTGGTGTGCCTTTATTACCAGACTCTAGTTTAAATTAACATGCAAATCAGTTAGGTTTAGCGAACCTACTGCCTCTATGTCCAATAAAGAGGTGCAAGACAATgtgcaatgttaaaaaaaaacaacagtatgTCCatgatataaaatgtataaataaactataaatgatttatttaatagCTTTTGTTCAAAAGCCCAATTCCTATGCCCTCATGGCCACCCCAAGCCACCAACAGAAGTACCACTCTGTTAACTTTTAACAACTACTTGTCCCCAAAAGAAATAATGTGTTCCTGCTTTGGTTTAGCTGTTTTGAGATACCTGACTAAATTACctctatggaaaaaaattaagatgtacTGAATACGGAGGAAGATAAGCTTATGCTCAGTCCAAATGaggtataaatttttttttcttttttggccatggtgCACAGCTTaggggaccttagttccccaaccagggaatgaaccgCGCAGTGAAAGCGCCtagtctttaaccactggactaccagggaattccctgaagtgTACAAATCTTAAgtcaattaaacaaaaatatatccaGCATACATTCTGAAAATTGTgcatcatttttattaaataaatattatttcactaaGTGTTGATAACAGTATGTTAATATATTTGGTTGATCATAAAGTGGCTAACTGTGGATAAACAAAGAAAGCAAGACTATCAGTAAAATAAGGTGACCACATGGAGGCATAGTATTTTAGTTCATGTgacaaatttgttttaaataaactaCATATGAAAATGAGGATTTTAAGAAATcaggaataaataaatcataataaaaagaCTGTTTATGTTACAAAGAATTCACTGTGGAATTCcttcaaaaagcaaaattcataagtgtatttaaaattaagtaatgcaggaggattatagaaaaagcaagcgaattccagaaaaacacctatacttctgcttcattgaccatgctaaagcctttgactctctggatcacaacaaactgtggaaaattcttataaatcaattatatttcaattaaaaaaaaaaaaaaaaccagaaacagactcccagacatagaaaacaaacttatggttaccaaaggggaaggcaggggggaagggataaattaggagtttgggattagcagatacacactgctgctgctgctgctaagtcacttcagtcatgtctgactctgtgcgactccactgacggcagcccaccaggctccgccatccctgggattctccaggcaagaacactggagtgggttgccatttccttctccgatgcatgaaagtgaaaagtgaaagtgaagtcgctcagttgtgtccgactctttgtgactgcatggactgcagcccaccaggttcctccgtccatgggattttccaggcaagagtactggagtggggtgccagtgccgtCTCCCTActacatacaaaataaacaataaggtcctacttgactgctttcactgctgggttcactccctggttggggaactaagatccccccaagctgtgcagcatggccaaaaaagaaaaataaaagatttatacCTCATTTGGACTGAGCATAAGCACAGGGAATTGTAtttagtatcttataataacctataatggaaaagaatatgaaaaggagtatctATACatgtgtatctgaatcactttgctgtttaccataaagtaacacaaaatttgaaatcaactacacttcaattaaaaaaaaagaatgcacgtGATAGTCAAAAAACCAGTATATTTTTTAGAACCCACATACAGACCTGACACATGTTACGGTCTATGCATAAAAACTACCCTACAGCTCCTGATGGAAACCTGCTCAGCTACAAACGGCTGGATGTGCTGTCTCCAAGGATGGAAAATACCTAAGGGCCATCCACTATCAGAGCTGGAAGGAACTGCAGGGACCATCTAGACCATGGCATTCATCCAACCCATCTGTACACACTAAACATCAGTTCCAAAAATGGGGCTAAATAAGAAGTTGCAGCAAGAAAAAACAAGCATTGTGCCAGTGTGACTGGTGCAATgctctttattttaaatcaagtttGCTTCCTATAGTTCTCTGAACTGGGGAATAAAGTGACAGTTCCCAGACTACCTTGAGATTTTCTGGTGGCTGAAATGAACTTGTTAGTGAAGGAACTCACCTTCACAGATCATATCCTTTTGGCTTGGAGCCTCAGAGTTGTTAATGGTGTTAGAAACGGCTTTGCTTTTCATTCCCATAGTACCTAATGCATTTTGTGCAAATACAGTACGCTGCGTAGGAATTACtttataggaaaaacaaaactgtgtcGATTGTTTTGACGTGCCGGGTGAAGGTGACGGGGGGCAATTCTTTTGAATTTGCCTACTGGGAAAAAGAAACAGTTAATGGAGGAAGTCTGGTATgactttataatatatatgtactgATTTTTACTGTACCATTTCACACACTATAATGTCTTGACATCATGATACGATATTTTATAATAGATAAaaggtaaattaatttttaaaggcttttcccTTTATATTTTCATTACCATGCATACTACATTATTTATGAAACACTGATGCGAGGTTTATCCTGGTAAAACATGTATCAGGAACAGCTGCAAATAAGCTACTTACCTAGCACTGATGGGAGATGGTGGACGCCACCTTCTTGTAGGAGATGATGACCATCTATAACACGGTATCTGCGATGGTGGTATGCGCTTCTTGGTAATAGGGTTTGAGGGCTGTTCGTCCATTTCTGATTTCTGAACCAATCAATATGATCATATAAAAAAATTACTAGTATTACCTTTTGTGGCTGccctttcaaaagaaaaaaattctgaataaaatgCTCCTAAAATCCCAATTCTCCTTTCATGCATGAGACTTAGGTACAGACATTCATTCTTCCAGactaacattttatattatacaatTCAAACAGGtcatagaaataatttaaaataattcttttacttcaaaacttaattttatttgtaaagcctAACTGACCTCTGCGATAGTTCTCAAAAACACTCCTTCAGAGTTTAGAAACATAATTCATATAAACCACTATATTTTATCCCTTCTATTAAAAATGATCTATTATTCCAACTTTGGGGGGAAACTCTGAGACAATGAGTATCAgataattttaaatcattaaagtgaatatattttatcATAGAATGCTGCATGTTGTGAAATCTGACCCATCATCATCTATACAacaaaaaatatagattttaataGAAAATCTGTCAATGAAAGGCACTTGTCGAACCTGTGGAGAATCTTTCACTTTACCTTGGAAGATATTTCCACGGTCACCTCAGGGGAGGTCTCCAGGGGTGCCTCCACACTTGCCTCAGAAGGCCCTTTCGTGGGCTCCTTGGGGAGCACCTCCACACTCCCCTCTGGGAGTGCATCCATGCTTGCCGCTGAGAACGCTTCTACACTCTCCTCAGGGGATGTTTCCACACTCTCCTCGGGGAGTGTTACCATGCTCGCCTCGGGAGATATGTCCACACTAGCCTCAGATGATGCTTCCGTGCTCACCTCCTGGGACGAGTCCATGCTCACTTCAGGAGATGGGTTCACACTCACATCTGGGGATGAGTCCATGCTCACCTCCGGGGATGGACCCACATGCGCTTCAAGGGATAGGTCCTCACTGGTCTCAGGTGATGTTTCCACATTTGCACAGGGTCCTTCCATGTTCACTTCTGGTAGTGCTTCCACACTCACCTTGGGGTGTTCTTCTGTGCTTACCTCTGGGAGTGAATCCACGCTCACCTTAGGGTGTTCTTTCATGCTCGCCTCCGCGAGTGCTTCCACATTCACTGCAGGGTGTTCTTTCATGCTCGCCTCCACGAGTGCTTCCACGCTCACCTCAGGGTGTTCTTTCATGCTCACCTTTAGGAGTGCATCCACTCTCACCTTAGGGTGTTCTTTCATGCTCTCCTCTGCAAGTGCTTCCACACTCACTGCAGGGTGTTCTTTCATGCTCTCCTCCGGGAGTGCTTCCACACTCACTGCAGGGTGTTCTTTCATGCTCACCTCTAGGAGTGCATCCACTCTCACCTTAGGGTGTTCTTTCATGCTCTCCTCTGCGAGTGCTTCCACATTCACTCCAGGGTGTTCTTTCATGCTCTCCTCTGCGAGTGCTTCCACATTCACTCCAGGGTGTTCTTTCATGCTTGCCTCCAGGAATGTTTCCACACTCACCTTGGGGTGTTTTTTCATGGTCTCCTCTGGGAACGCTTCCACACTCACTTCAGGGGGTGCTTCCACGTTCACCTGGGGGGATTCATCCAAGCTTGCCTTGGTGAGTGCTTCAACGCTCACCTCAGGGGGCACTTCCACACTTGCCTTGGGGGCCACTCCCACACTAGTCTTGGAAGGTATTTCTACCTTCTCCTGGAAAGGCATCACCGCTGTTGACTGGCGAGGCACTATGGTACTCTTCAATTCATCACTGCTATGCCTAAGCAGGGGGATGTTTACATACTGGATTACACTGTGGATGCCTGTGGATAAGTGAGAACAAAGAGTGAAATTCCACACAGGTAGAAATTTGACAAGACGGAAATGTACCATTAGcagtataaaaacaaaatcagtcgTTTATTAGGAAATCACAGGGATTACACACCATACAGAAATGTTTAGTGAAATGGATCACAGACACAAGGCAGAAACATCTCAAAGTTGGTACTTCAGAGGCACTACCACTAAAAGAGAAGCGTTGTGAAAGCAACAGAGCTCTCTAGATGAAAATAAGATGCTTCTCCAAAGCTGATGTCTGCAACAAGCATTTCTATTTTAATCACACTATAGTTCAGAATGATTTTCATAGACAATTACAAAACCTTGGACACTTATAAAAAGTAATCTAAACAAAGTCACCAGGGCCAGGGATTTTGCCATTACAGGTGATTACATAAGACACTctatatatgattattttaagatAGAGTATAAACAAGAGCATCTTCTCACCCATACTAAAAACTGCAGTAAGACAGTAATCAgaattggaggagaaaatggcaacccactccagtattcttgcctggaaaatcccatggacagaggagccccgtgggctacagtctatgggtcgcaaagggtcagacatgactgagcaactaacacacagtaATCAGAATGGGCTGGATCTCCAAGGTCTCTTCCAGTTTTAACAATCTAAATATTTTTAgcttaagaaatggaaaaaattatagtATCTGGTACTAGTTAGATGGAAGAAAGCGATAATACTAATGTTGGGAACTAGGCTGGGGGATTGGCACATGCTCCATGGAAGCATTTTGGCAACAGTGTATCAAAAGCCACTCTGAAAACTATATATTCTTTgttccagcaatttcacttttaggTTATCcttaagagaaaattaaattaaaaaatgagtatgTATGTTGTTACTTAatacagcattgtttataatactgaaacaactgaaaatataATCTAAATAGCCAACACAAAATTTGGACTATACTAAGGCAGTCATTAAGAGTAATAATACGCTATTTTTGGACACAGAAAACGGTATATTTTGAATCTAAACAAAAGCAGGTTATGACTgcactttattaaaaatatataaatgcaaatattcaGTTATCAGTGAGTACTGGGATAACAggaaattacattaaattttttttcactaaatatttattggtttaaatatttattactttaaaatacactttttttgtgtgtgggcctcaccatgcagcttgtgggatctttgttccctgaccatggatcgaacccacagccTGGGC
This genomic window contains:
- the MAP7D3 gene encoding MAP7 domain-containing protein 3 isoform X4; this translates as MAERAGGGTSLRGLRERMVAAANAIAEERRSQGSFSSLPSQPSNIKSPFKPVIDGSVLKNDIKQRLAKERREEKKRQDDANKETQLLEKERKSKIVYEKQMEEKQRKLREQKEKDEQRRISAEKKRNEMLEEEREKFKAVLHRTLERSSRVDRQKRWSWAGYTTVNSQNKTVNKHSTSTEKLEQGTCGLHRQMSSTGLQNSVAKKTPEKRRSSSLNRRCSRLHSSTETEQVEEKRSGIHSVIQYVNIPLLRHSSDELKSTIVPRQSTAVMPFQEKVEIPSKTSVGVAPKASVEVPPEVSVEALTKASLDESPQVNVEAPPEVSVEAFPEETMKKHPKVSVETFLEASMKEHPGVNVEALAEESMKEHPGVNVEALAEESMKEHPKVRVDALLEVSMKEHPAVSVEALPEESMKEHPAVSVEALAEESMKEHPKVRVDALLKVSMKEHPEVSVEALVEASMKEHPAVNVEALAEASMKEHPKVSVDSLPEVSTEEHPKVSVEALPEVNMEGPCANVETSPETSEDLSLEAHVGPSPEVSMDSSPDVSVNPSPEVSMDSSQEVSTEASSEASVDISPEASMVTLPEESVETSPEESVEAFSAASMDALPEGSVEVLPKEPTKGPSEASVEAPLETSPEVTVEISSKKSEMDEQPSNPITKKRIPPSQIPCYRWSSSPTRRWRPPSPISASRQIQKNCPPSPSPGTSKQSTQFCFSYKVIPTQRTVFAQNALGTMGMKSKAVSNTINNSEAPSQKDMICEESGNKGTPGPKNAEEATKILAEKRRLAREQKEKEERLQKEMEQRKMKDVAKKVDDGQEDEFSKFGDGQQPKEMKKRESQEQEDQKVELQKSDAKIKAQEEADKRKKEHERIMLQNLQERLERKKEN
- the MAP7D3 gene encoding MAP7 domain-containing protein 3 isoform X1, which encodes MAERAGGGTSLRGLRERMVAAANAIAEERRSQGSFSSLPSQPSNIKSPFKPVIDGSVLKNDIKQRLAKERREEKKRQDDANKETQLLEKERKSKIVYEKQMEEKQRKLREQKEKDEQRRISAEKKRNEMLEEEREKFKAVLHRTLERSSRVDRQKRWSWAGYTTVNSQNKTVNKHSTSTEKLEQGTCGLHRQMSSTGLQNSVAKKTPEKRRSSSLNRRCSRLHSSTETEQVEEKRSGIHSVIQYVNIPLLRHSSDELKSTIVPRQSTAVMPFQEKVEIPSKTSVGVAPKASVEVPPEVSVEALTKASLDESPQVNVEAPPEVSVEAFPEETMKKHPKVSVETFLEASMKEHPGVNVEALAEESMKEHPGVNVEALAEESMKEHPKVRVDALLEVSMKEHPAVSVEALPEESMKEHPAVSVEALAEESMKEHPKVRVDALLKVSMKEHPEVSVEALVEASMKEHPAVNVEALAEASMKEHPKVSVDSLPEVSTEEHPKVSVEALPEVNMEGPCANVETSPETSEDLSLEAHVGPSPEVSMDSSPDVSVNPSPEVSMDSSQEVSTEASSEASVDISPEASMVTLPEESVETSPEESVEAFSAASMDALPEGSVEVLPKEPTKGPSEASVEAPLETSPEVTVEISSKKSEMDEQPSNPITKKRIPPSQIPCYRWSSSPTRRWRPPSPISARQIQKNCPPSPSPGTSKQSTQFCFSYKVIPTQRTVFAQNALGTMGMKSKAVSNTINNSEAPSQKDMICEESGNKGTPGPKNAEEATKILAEKRRLAREQKEKEERLQKEMEQRKMKDVAKKVDDGQEDEFSKFGDGQQPKEMKKRESQEQEDQKVELQKSDAKIKAQEEADKRKKEHERIMLQNLQERLERKKRIEEIMKRTRKPDSNASKATETLSSDAYEEDEADDEDESESDGDSFDDVHPSATINGVDSSPKPKTHVKNVKNTSKFLDVTSSHIHKETKAFLNTDMKTFRQKGVKDPLNQTKSTRSSTKRPTNRAAKTGKAETSSTMRPSRSSHSEVQKWVCDRIINFSRETEPPVSSFPPESPKLQLRGSVTSCLSHQPPIDNKNRSKSVPAPSDM
- the MAP7D3 gene encoding MAP7 domain-containing protein 3 isoform X2, with the protein product MAERAGGGTSLRGLRERMVAAANAIAEERRSQGSFSSLPSQPSNIKSPFKPVIDGSVLKNDIKQRLAKERREEKKRQDDANKETQLLEKERKSKIVYEKQMEEKQRKLREQKEKDEQRRISAEKKRNEMLEEEREKFKAVLHRTLERSSRVDRQKRWSWAGYTTVNSQNKTVNKHSTSTEKLEQGTCGLHRQMSSTGLQNSVAKKTPEKRRSSSLNRRCSRLHSSTETEQVEEKRSGIHSVIQYVNIPLLRHSSDELKSTIVPRQSTAVMPFQEKVNVEAPPEVSVEAFPEETMKKHPKVSVETFLEASMKEHPGVNVEALAEESMKEHPGVNVEALAEESMKEHPKVRVDALLEVSMKEHPAVSVEALPEESMKEHPAVSVEALAEESMKEHPKVRVDALLKVSMKEHPEVSVEALVEASMKEHPAVNVEALAEASMKEHPKVSVDSLPEVSTEEHPKVSVEALPEVNMEGPCANVETSPETSEDLSLEAHVGPSPEVSMDSSPDVSVNPSPEVSMDSSQEVSTEASSEASVDISPEASMVTLPEESVETSPEESVEAFSAASMDALPEGSVEVLPKEPTKGPSEASVEAPLETSPEVTVEISSKKSEMDEQPSNPITKKRIPPSQIPCYRWSSSPTRRWRPPSPISASRQIQKNCPPSPSPGTSKQSTQFCFSYKVIPTQRTVFAQNALGTMGMKSKAVSNTINNSEAPSQKDMICEESGNKGTPGPKNAEEATKILAEKRRLAREQKEKEERLQKEMEQRKMKDVAKKVDDGQEDEFSKFGDGQQPKEMKKRESQEQEDQKVELQKSDAKIKAQEEADKRKKEHERIMLQNLQERLERKKRIEEIMKRTRKPDSNASKATETLSSDAYEEDEADDEDESESDGDSFDDVHPSATINGVDSSPKPKTHVKNVKNTSKFLDVTSSHIHKETKAFLNTDMKTFRQKGVKDPLNQTKSTRSSTKRPTNRAAKTGKAETSSTMRPSRSSHSEVQKWVCDRIINFSRETEPPVSSFPPESPKLQLRGSVTSCLSHQPPIDNKNRSKSVPAPSDM
- the MAP7D3 gene encoding MAP7 domain-containing protein 3 isoform X3; translated protein: MAERAGGGTSLRGLRERMVAAANAIAEERRSQGSFSSLPSQPSNIKSPFKPVIDGSVLKNDIKQRLAKERREEKKRQDDANKETQLLEKERKSKIVYEKQMEEKQRKLREQKEKDEQRRISAEKKRNEMLEEEREKFKAVLHRTLERSSRVDRQKRWSWAGYTTVNSQNKTVNKHSTSTEKLEQGTCGLHRQMSSTGLQNSVAKKTPEKRRSSSLNRRCSRLHSSTETEQVEEKRSGIHSVIQYVNIPLLRHSSDELKSTIVPRQSTAVMPFQEKVEIPSKTSVGVAPKASVEVPPEVSVEALTKASLDESPQVNVEAPPEVSVEAFPEETMKKHPKVSVETFLEASMKEHPGVNVEALAEESMKEHPGVNVEALAEESMKEHPKVRVDALLEVSMKEHPAVSVEALPEESMKEHPAVSVEALAEESMKEHPKVRVDALLKVSMKEHPEVSVEALVEASMKEHPAVNVEALAEASMKEHPKVSVDSLPEVSTEEHPKVSVEALPEVNMEGPCANVETSPETSEDLSLEAHVGPSPEVSMDSSPDVSVNPSPEVSMDSSQEVSTEASSEASVDISPEASMVTLPEESVETSPEESVEAFSAASMDALPEGSVEVLPKEPTKGPSEASVEAPLETSPEVTVEISSKKSEMDEQPSNPITKKRIPPSQIPCYRWSSSPTRRWRPPSPISASRQIQKNCPPSPSPGTSKQSTQFCFSYKVIPTQRTVFAQNALGTMGMKSKAVSNTINNSEAPSQKDMICEESGNKGTPGPKNAEEATKILAEKRRLAREQKEKEERLQKEMEQRKMKDVAKKVDDGQEDEFSKFGDGQQPKEMKKRESQEQEDQKVELQKSDAKIKAQEEADKRKKEHERIMLQNLQERLERKKRIEEIMKRTRKPDSNASKATETLSSDAYEEDEADDEDESESDGDSFDDVHPSATINGVDSSPKPKTHVKNVKNTSKFLDVTSSHIHKETKAFLNTDMKTFRQKGVKDPLNQTKSTRSSTKRPTNRAAKTGKAETSSTMRPSRSSHSEVQKWVCDRIINFSRETEPPVSSFPPESPKLQLRGSVTSCLSHQPPIDNKNRSKSVPAPSDM